One stretch of Shewanella sp. Arc9-LZ DNA includes these proteins:
- the rlmA gene encoding 23S rRNA (guanine(745)-N(1))-methyltransferase, which translates to MSYICPICSAPLVQQQNSWQCELRHQFDCAKEGYVNLLPVQKKKTKDPGDNKEMMIARREFLNQGFYQPLSDKVNQLALEFAGGDATKVLDIGCGEGYYSHRLFETLQSVVKPHCEFYGLDISKSAIRYAAKRYSGLHFCVASAFEMPFADDSFDLAIRIYAPSKVEELQRVIKPTGILITVSPGPMHHYALKKKIYSEPKQHPQEPMVLDGFTYLAHQALAYSLTLTRAEDIDHFLNMTPYAWKLSDSQKSQIIEQGLECEIDFKIEIHQREQ; encoded by the coding sequence ATGTCTTATATTTGCCCTATTTGTAGCGCGCCATTAGTACAACAACAAAATTCTTGGCAATGTGAACTGCGCCATCAATTTGATTGTGCTAAAGAAGGTTACGTTAATTTATTGCCTGTACAAAAAAAGAAAACAAAAGATCCTGGTGATAACAAAGAAATGATGATTGCCAGACGAGAGTTTCTTAATCAAGGCTTTTATCAACCTTTAAGCGACAAAGTAAATCAGTTAGCGCTAGAGTTTGCTGGAGGAGATGCCACTAAGGTGCTCGATATAGGGTGTGGCGAAGGGTATTACAGTCATCGGTTATTTGAAACGTTGCAGTCTGTGGTTAAACCCCATTGTGAGTTTTATGGTTTAGATATTTCTAAGTCTGCAATTCGTTATGCTGCCAAACGCTATAGTGGATTACATTTTTGTGTGGCGAGTGCATTTGAAATGCCTTTTGCTGATGACAGTTTTGATTTAGCGATACGTATTTATGCGCCGTCTAAAGTTGAAGAGTTACAGCGGGTGATAAAACCGACCGGAATACTCATAACCGTTTCTCCCGGGCCGATGCATCACTATGCGTTAAAAAAGAAAATTTATAGTGAACCCAAACAACATCCACAAGAACCTATGGTGTTAGATGGCTTTACTTACTTAGCACACCAAGCGTTAGCTTATTCATTAACATTAACTCGTGCGGAAGACATTGATCACTTTCTTAACATGACTCCTTACGCATGGAAGTTGAGTGATTCACAGAAGTCTCAGATAATAGAGCAAGGGCTCGAGTGTGAGATAGATTTTAAAATCGAAATTCATCAACGAGAACAATAA
- a CDS encoding cold-shock protein, with product MSQVTGVVKWFNSDKGFGFIEQESGPDVFVHFRAINSDGFKTLDEGQKVSFTVTQGQKGPQAENVSIV from the coding sequence ATGTCTCAAGTTACTGGTGTTGTTAAGTGGTTTAACTCTGATAAAGGTTTCGGATTTATTGAGCAAGAGTCTGGTCCAGACGTATTCGTTCATTTCCGTGCTATCAACTCAGACGGTTTCAAAACTCTTGACGAAGGTCAGAAAGTTTCTTTCACTGTGACTCAAGGTCAGAAAGGTCCTCAAGCTGAGAACGTTTCAATCGTTTAG
- a CDS encoding ABC transporter permease — MDRTASPSSLTHIWLLAKYELTKRFTNKSGMISLIAFMLIWAILLLYPIKSASEFIMQPNFKDFTEALFGPGSLRHLFEWPVEEFAVFWLAALYLFPMFSIFIAADQFSSDKQRGSLRFLTLRVSRSSLFFGRFLGQMFIQLMLIILTLLATIALALSRDISLLLPSITTSLIVMVNLVIVLLPYTAAMAVLSLHANSARQASIFAVILWAVVSIFIALINMNFPQLSWLNWILPGSQIGNLINTQGLGSFVYAPIPLLQTAVILFAGKVLMSRSAL, encoded by the coding sequence ACAAAAGCGGTATGATTTCATTAATCGCCTTTATGCTAATTTGGGCAATTTTATTGCTGTACCCTATCAAGAGTGCATCTGAATTTATTATGCAGCCTAACTTCAAAGACTTTACTGAAGCCCTCTTTGGGCCAGGGAGTTTACGCCATCTATTTGAATGGCCCGTCGAAGAGTTTGCTGTGTTTTGGTTAGCTGCACTGTACCTTTTCCCCATGTTCAGTATTTTTATTGCCGCAGACCAATTTAGTTCAGATAAACAACGTGGTAGTTTGCGATTTCTAACCTTAAGAGTCAGTCGTTCCAGTTTGTTTTTTGGTCGTTTCTTAGGGCAAATGTTTATCCAATTGATGTTGATCATCTTAACGTTATTGGCAACCATCGCATTAGCATTGTCACGTGATATATCTTTGTTATTGCCATCAATAACAACTAGCTTAATCGTCATGGTTAATCTAGTGATCGTATTATTACCCTACACTGCTGCTATGGCGGTGCTGTCATTACATGCAAACTCAGCAAGACAAGCCAGTATATTTGCGGTTATCTTGTGGGCTGTAGTATCAATATTTATTGCATTAATTAATATGAATTTCCCACAATTAAGCTGGTTAAACTGGATACTGCCTGGTTCGCAAATAGGTAATTTGATCAATACTCAAGGATTAGGTTCATTCGTATACGCTCCCATTCCTTTACTGCAAACTGCGGTTATTTTATTTGCTGGTAAAGTCTTAATGAGTAGGAGTGCGCTATGA
- a CDS encoding ABC transporter ATP-binding protein, which translates to MSIIQCDNLSKQYGNKLALDTVSLTLTQGAPIALVGPNGAGKTTLFSLLCGFIQPTNGSISILGHKPGSKALQGLLSALPQDAALDPNFSIVSQLQFFAQLQGMTAAAAKQEALRVLALVDLSDSAEAKPKSLSHGMSKRVSIAQALMGSPKIVLLDEPTAGLDPANAKKIRQIVKDLSDHTTFVISSHNLDELEKLCDQVVYLEHGKLQQSVSIKASQATDFITLTMKQCDMDSLHQQLLGLNDIIEVRRIGDEQYVIEYQKQSGFAIEMQLFELFTAHQWQYKALLKGRTLEETLFS; encoded by the coding sequence ATGAGTATCATTCAATGTGACAACCTTTCTAAACAATACGGTAATAAACTTGCGCTCGACACTGTATCGTTAACGCTTACACAAGGTGCTCCCATTGCATTAGTGGGTCCAAATGGTGCCGGTAAAACAACGCTATTTAGTTTACTATGCGGTTTTATTCAACCCACCAATGGCAGTATTAGCATTTTAGGCCATAAACCCGGTAGCAAAGCGTTACAAGGACTATTGTCGGCATTGCCACAAGATGCAGCATTGGATCCTAATTTTAGTATTGTGTCGCAACTCCAGTTTTTTGCCCAATTACAAGGCATGACAGCAGCGGCAGCAAAACAAGAAGCATTAAGAGTTCTCGCCCTTGTCGACTTAAGTGACTCAGCAGAGGCGAAACCTAAAAGTTTAAGTCATGGCATGAGTAAACGAGTCTCTATTGCCCAAGCCCTCATGGGTTCTCCTAAGATTGTGTTACTCGACGAACCGACAGCGGGACTTGATCCTGCCAATGCGAAAAAAATTCGTCAAATTGTGAAAGATTTATCCGACCATACGACTTTTGTGATCAGCTCACATAACCTTGATGAACTTGAAAAGTTATGCGACCAAGTTGTCTATCTCGAACATGGCAAATTGCAGCAATCGGTATCAATTAAAGCCAGCCAAGCGACAGACTTTATCACGCTGACAATGAAGCAATGTGACATGGACAGCCTCCATCAGCAGTTATTAGGCCTTAACGATATCATTGAAGTAAGGCGTATCGGTGATGAGCAATATGTTATCGAGTACCAAAAGCAATCCGGCTTTGCCATTGAAATGCAGTTGTTTGAGCTGTTTACTGCTCACCAGTGGCAATATAAAGCATTACTTAAAGGCCGAACCTTAGAAGAAACCTTGTTTTCTTAA